One Sediminicola sp. YIK13 DNA segment encodes these proteins:
- a CDS encoding ATP-dependent DNA helicase gives MNAITASSFTTILREKFPHDPTLKQNMVLEKLAAFVLSKEKEVVFMLKGFAGTGKTTMIGVLVTNLWQTSMKAVLMAPTGRAAKVMSNYSNTQSYTIHRKIYFPKKQSGGGVQFVLSPNKHRNTIFIVDEASMIPDTAADSKLFENGSLLDDLIMYVYSGHNCKLILIGDTAQLPPVHLNLSPALDENQLALNYNKEVIMLEMDEVVRQAEDSGILLNATNLREQLQNEFFEDFKFDVNPYKDIVRLIDGNEIQEAIDSSYSQNGKEETAIIVRSNKRANLYNENIRNRILYLENEIAVGDFMMVVKNNYFWLEPQSEAGFIANGDIIEVLEIFSIKELYSFKFAEVKVKMVDYPNQKPFETVLILDTIQAETPSLSYEDGNRLYQEVMKDYAHETSKYKKFLAVKNNKFFNALQVKFSYAITCHKSQGGQWDTVFVEQPYLPNGIDKEYLRWLYTAVTRAKRQLYLIGFKDDFFVD, from the coding sequence ATGAACGCAATCACAGCCTCATCTTTCACCACAATTTTACGAGAAAAATTCCCCCATGATCCAACCTTGAAACAAAACATGGTCCTGGAAAAACTGGCAGCTTTTGTTTTATCCAAAGAAAAGGAGGTGGTGTTTATGCTCAAAGGATTTGCCGGTACCGGTAAAACAACCATGATTGGGGTCTTGGTCACCAATTTATGGCAGACCAGTATGAAAGCCGTCCTCATGGCACCCACGGGAAGGGCGGCCAAGGTAATGTCCAACTATTCCAACACCCAGTCCTATACGATTCATAGAAAGATCTATTTTCCCAAAAAGCAAAGTGGGGGCGGGGTTCAATTTGTCCTTTCTCCCAATAAGCACCGCAATACCATTTTTATTGTGGATGAGGCATCCATGATACCGGATACGGCCGCTGATTCCAAGCTCTTTGAAAACGGTTCTTTGTTGGACGACCTAATAATGTATGTCTACTCTGGTCATAACTGTAAATTGATCCTGATAGGGGATACGGCCCAATTGCCTCCTGTACACTTAAATTTGAGTCCGGCATTGGACGAGAACCAACTGGCTTTAAATTATAACAAGGAGGTTATCATGTTGGAAATGGATGAAGTGGTAAGACAGGCCGAGGATTCCGGAATCTTGCTAAATGCCACGAATTTAAGGGAGCAACTACAAAATGAATTTTTTGAGGACTTTAAATTTGATGTAAATCCATATAAGGATATTGTCAGGCTAATTGATGGCAATGAGATCCAAGAGGCTATAGACAGTTCGTATTCCCAAAACGGAAAAGAGGAAACGGCCATTATTGTTCGTTCCAATAAAAGGGCCAATCTATACAATGAAAACATAAGAAATAGGATCCTTTATCTGGAAAATGAAATTGCTGTAGGTGATTTTATGATGGTGGTGAAGAACAATTACTTTTGGTTGGAACCCCAATCCGAGGCAGGTTTTATTGCAAATGGGGATATCATAGAAGTTTTGGAGATTTTCTCCATTAAAGAGCTCTATTCATTTAAGTTTGCGGAGGTCAAGGTAAAAATGGTCGATTATCCCAACCAAAAACCGTTTGAAACCGTCTTGATTTTAGATACCATACAAGCTGAGACCCCTTCTCTTTCTTACGAGGATGGGAATAGATTGTATCAGGAGGTGATGAAGGATTACGCCCACGAAACCTCAAAATATAAGAAGTTCCTAGCGGTAAAGAACAACAAATTCTTCAATGCTCTACAAGTAAAGTTTTCCTACGCCATCACCTGTCATAAGTCCCAGGGCGGTCAATGGGATACAGTATTTGTTGAACAGCCTTATCTTCCCAACGGTATAGATAAGGAATACTTACGTTGGCTATATACCGCTGTCACAAGGGCAAAGCGTCAATTGTACCTAATAGGCTTTAAGGACGATTTTTTTGTTGATTGA
- a CDS encoding DUF3822 family protein translates to MTENKTINNLEQSKSDFHKLSIQISLNGLSFCVLDTVDNHILASENVVFEREVNPLELLKKVKEIFDKYKVAKAAFSEVIAIHKNQLFSLVPKALFDEGELANYLKFNAKMLTNDIIVYDELEGNDLMNVYVPFMNVNNYIYELFGEFEFKHSSTVMVESLLNTPNPGNDAVCYVHVGDKQLDITVVSNKKLQLHNSFDYNTKEDFIYYLLFTIEQLKLDPNTVKLKLFGAIDEDDEIYGIAYDYIKNISIFIPSNIDHITGNDKDDAIDFTVLKTL, encoded by the coding sequence ATGACAGAAAACAAGACAATAAATAATTTAGAGCAATCTAAATCGGATTTTCATAAGTTGTCCATTCAAATTAGTTTGAATGGACTTTCTTTTTGTGTGCTCGACACAGTGGACAACCACATCCTGGCTTCAGAGAATGTAGTGTTCGAGCGGGAAGTGAATCCCTTGGAACTTTTGAAAAAAGTAAAGGAGATTTTTGATAAATATAAGGTAGCTAAGGCGGCTTTTTCAGAGGTTATCGCCATTCATAAAAACCAACTTTTCAGTTTGGTGCCCAAAGCCCTTTTCGATGAAGGAGAATTAGCCAATTACCTTAAGTTCAATGCCAAAATGCTCACAAACGATATTATTGTTTATGATGAGTTGGAGGGCAATGACCTTATGAATGTTTATGTTCCCTTTATGAATGTAAACAATTACATTTATGAGCTTTTCGGGGAGTTTGAATTTAAGCATAGTAGTACCGTAATGGTAGAATCATTATTAAACACCCCAAATCCGGGCAATGATGCTGTTTGCTATGTTCATGTGGGCGATAAGCAATTGGATATCACAGTGGTGTCCAATAAAAAACTCCAATTGCACAACAGCTTCGACTACAATACCAAAGAGGACTTTATCTATTACCTTCTTTTTACCATTGAACAGCTCAAATTGGATCCCAATACTGTAAAATTAAAGCTCTTTGGAGCTATTGATGAGGATGATGAAATCTACGGTATTGCTTATGACTACATAAAAAACATATCAATCTTTATTCCTTCAAACATTGACCATATTACAGGAAATGACAAGGATGATGCTATAGATTTTACAGTACTAAAAACCCTTTAA
- the kdsB gene encoding 3-deoxy-manno-octulosonate cytidylyltransferase — protein MKIIAMIPARYAASRFPGKLMQDLVGKPVILRTYEAAVNTKLFDEVYIVTDSDIIYDTIIEAGGKAIMSLKEHECGSDRIAEAVADMDVDIIVNVQGDEPFTEKESLASVLEVFKHDPNKEIDLASLMTKITDWEEISNPNTVKVIVDQNNFALYFSRSPIPYPRAKEVNAPYYKHKGIYAFRKSALMDFQRLPMLTLEATEKIEAIRYLEYGKKIKMVETHVTGIEIDTPEDLERAKKVWK, from the coding sequence ATGAAAATAATAGCAATGATCCCTGCGCGTTATGCTGCGTCTAGATTTCCTGGTAAATTGATGCAGGATCTGGTTGGGAAACCCGTTATTCTTAGGACCTATGAAGCTGCCGTAAATACGAAGCTTTTTGACGAGGTCTATATTGTCACCGATAGTGACATCATATACGATACTATTATAGAAGCTGGAGGCAAGGCTATTATGAGCCTCAAAGAACACGAGTGTGGTAGTGATCGTATCGCAGAGGCCGTAGCGGATATGGATGTGGATATTATTGTAAATGTTCAAGGTGATGAGCCTTTTACCGAAAAAGAGAGTTTGGCGAGTGTCCTGGAAGTCTTTAAGCATGACCCCAATAAGGAGATTGATTTAGCTTCCTTAATGACCAAAATTACCGATTGGGAAGAAATCAGCAATCCCAATACCGTCAAAGTGATTGTGGACCAAAACAATTTTGCGCTATATTTTTCAAGATCCCCCATCCCATATCCAAGAGCTAAAGAGGTGAATGCCCCGTATTACAAACATAAGGGCATCTATGCTTTTAGGAAAAGTGCTTTGATGGATTTTCAACGTTTACCCATGTTGACCTTGGAGGCCACTGAAAAGATAGAGGCCATTAGGTATCTGGAGTATGGGAAAAAGATTAAAATGGTAGAAACACATGTAACGGGAATAGAAATTGATACCCCAGAAGACTTGGAAAGAGCAAAGAAAGTATGGAAGTAG
- a CDS encoding HAD family hydrolase: MEVDYSNIKVIGFDADDTLWVNETYFREAEEEFCSLLEKYETKNKVDQELFKMEIKNLNLYGYGIKGFMLSMIESALELSNNKISQATITEIIEIGKRMLSHPVELLAGVEEVLQKLEDRYRLIVLTKGDLLDQERKLEKSGLSKYFHHVEVLSDKKEVNYQHLLDHLEIPVAEFLMIGNSLKSDVLPLINIGAQAVHVPFHTTWAHEEVPVEQQGNGHITLNTLTDILKYLPEGKAATTKN; encoded by the coding sequence ATGGAAGTAGATTACAGCAATATAAAGGTTATAGGATTTGATGCCGATGATACCCTTTGGGTAAATGAAACTTATTTCAGAGAGGCTGAAGAGGAATTCTGCAGTTTATTGGAAAAGTATGAGACCAAAAACAAGGTAGATCAGGAACTCTTTAAGATGGAGATAAAAAACCTGAACCTATATGGTTATGGAATTAAGGGATTTATGTTGTCCATGATCGAATCCGCTTTGGAATTATCCAATAATAAAATATCACAAGCAACGATTACGGAAATTATTGAAATAGGAAAGAGGATGTTGTCCCATCCCGTGGAATTATTGGCAGGTGTGGAAGAGGTTCTACAAAAACTCGAAGATCGCTATAGATTGATAGTTTTGACCAAAGGGGACCTGCTGGATCAGGAACGAAAATTAGAAAAATCTGGGTTATCCAAATATTTTCATCATGTAGAGGTTTTGAGTGATAAAAAGGAAGTTAACTATCAGCATTTATTGGACCATTTGGAAATTCCCGTTGCCGAATTTTTAATGATTGGAAATTCCCTGAAATCGGATGTGTTACCCTTGATCAATATTGGGGCACAGGCCGTCCATGTACCTTTTCATACCACCTGGGCCCATGAAGAAGTACCAGTGGAGCAGCAAGGCAACGGACATATAACGCTCAATACCTTGACAGATATTTTGAAATATCTGCCCGAAGGTAAAGCAGCAACTACTAAAAACTAA
- a CDS encoding DUF4126 domain-containing protein codes for MTAETIISIFLGVGLAASVGFRVFLPLFALSLASYFGAWDLNANWEWMSSLSALIVFGVATIMEIFAYFIPWVDNLLDSFAIPLAGIAGTAVMVSTVADLEPLVTWTLAIIAGGGTATAIKGASATSRLASTATTGGLANPIVSAVETGTALVVTILSLLAPVAAVILVIVILGFIFNIYRKLRPKI; via the coding sequence ATGACTGCAGAAACTATAATAAGCATTTTTTTAGGGGTTGGCCTTGCCGCTTCTGTGGGCTTTAGGGTATTTCTGCCCTTATTTGCCCTGAGCCTCGCCTCGTATTTTGGCGCTTGGGACCTCAATGCCAATTGGGAATGGATGTCCAGTCTTTCAGCCTTGATAGTTTTTGGGGTCGCCACGATCATGGAAATTTTTGCTTACTTTATACCTTGGGTGGATAATCTTTTAGATAGTTTTGCCATTCCGTTGGCAGGTATAGCAGGAACTGCTGTAATGGTCTCCACGGTAGCAGATTTGGAGCCTTTGGTCACATGGACCTTGGCCATCATTGCAGGAGGAGGTACCGCTACCGCCATAAAAGGGGCGTCGGCAACCAGCAGATTGGCATCCACAGCAACCACCGGAGGATTGGCAAACCCCATAGTGTCCGCGGTGGAAACGGGAACTGCTTTGGTAGTTACCATTTTGTCCTTATTGGCCCCCGTAGCGGCTGTTATTTTAGTGATAGTGATTTTGGGATTTATATTCAATATTTATAGGAAGCTTAGGCCGAAAATCTAA